The Vibrio fortis DNA segment ATCACAGATGGTCCATTCCCCGCGAGTGATTGAGCCAGTTCCATAGACCACATATTAAGAGCGAGTTTGCTTTGCGCATAAATGGGGCCATGAATGTCACCAGCATTGGGGCTAGTGAGCGCATTAAGATCGACCGAAGCTTGCGCTGCTGAAGATAGGTTGATGATGCGGCCATTGGCATCGAAAAGAGGAATCAGCAAACGAGTGAGTCGGTAGGGGGAGATAGTATTGACCACGAAACGTGTGTCTAGATTGTCTTTTGTCGTTACTTCTGAAACGCGGTACACGCCCGCATTATTAATGAGAACATCTAGTTTACGGTGATTGCGGATCACCTGCTGAGCGAACTGCTCGACCTCTGCCAATACCGATAAGTCGGCAAGGTATTGTTCAATTTTCGCCTGTTTAGAGAGGCGGCTTAAGCTGGCAGCGACGCGTTCTAACTTGACGCGGTTTCGGCCGTGAATGAGTAGGTGGTGTCCTTGCTGAGCCAATTCTCGTGCGGTCTCCAAGCCAATCCCATCGGTCGCTCCTGTGATAAGAATTATTTTTTGCATTATTAACCCTTCAAAAAATAGCTGGAGCAACTTTTATAACAAAGATCACCTGCGCAAAGTTTTTGTCGTGTCACACGGTTACAGAGGAGGGGTGGTTAAATAATGCACAGATCACGAATGGTGCAAAGATTATATACAAAACGTTGAAACTCATTCAGGAATGTTGGCGCTAATCTTTCTCCGTGTGCTCCGTATACTGCATGCTGAGAAAACAGAAGAAAGAGCCCAACTATGCCGCTAAGCCTGCCAACCACTATGCGCATTGTGATTGAGAAAACCTTGCCGTTAACGGTAGGGGTTTTTGCGATCATGATGGTTCAACTTGTGGACTCGATTTTTATTGGGATGTTGGGTGTCAATGAGCTCGCAGTGCACGGTATCACTTTGCCATTTCAGGCTGCATTTACGGGTGTTCAAGTCGGAATGGGCGTTGCAGCAACTTCGATTATTTCACAGGCCGTCGGGGCGAAAGATCGACGCAAAGCGAGCTCGATGGCGACGTTGTCCGTGGGTGCTGGCATGGTCGCGATTGCGCTGCTGTGCTTTTCTTTAATTTTAGCGAGTGACTGGGTATTCCACTCGTTTATTGCTGATGTTCCTCAACAGCAATATCAATTATTGCTTGCGGTATTCAACCAGTATTGGCCTGTTTGGTTGATGAGTGCTCTGAGTGTGGCGCTGCTCTATTTGATGACTTGTATCTATCGTGCGAATGGCGATACCAAAACCACAGGCAGCATGTTTCTTGGCGCGAGCATCATTAACTTGATCCTCGATCCGATTTTGATTTTTTGGCTCGATATGGGCATTGTTGGTGCCGCGGTTGCTTCAACCTTAGGCTATCTGACGTGTTCGGTTTATATGTTGGTTAAAGTACAAGGTCGCGGTTGGTTTGGCTTATCTGATGCGAGCATCCAGCAGATAAAACAAGATGCTTCCGAGTTGGTGAGAACGGTGATTCCGACAACCATGAATCAGATCTTGCCATCAGTCAGCGCTTTTTTCACCATGTGGTTAATTGCTCATATGGGCACCAGCGAAATGGCATTTTGGAGCTTATTATCGCGCGTTGAAAGCTTTGTTCTCGTGATGTCATTGGCGTTAACTATGTCGATTCCACCAATGATTGGGCGTTATCTTGGAGCCAAACAGCACCATAAAATTCCCGGGTTGTTAAAAGCTTCTGCACAGTTCTTACTGACTTTCCATATTGTGATTGCTGTCGTCTTGGCATTAAGTAGCGGCTTACTTGCCTCCATGCTGTCGGACGAAACGACCATTCGTCACTGGTTTGAAGTCAGTTTGTTGTTCATTCCATTTAGCTTTGGTCCGCTGGGTTTGTGTATGTTAGTGGCATCTGTGTTCAATGCGCTGGGTTTGCCCAAACAGGCTTTGAATGTGTCATTTGCTCGACTTTTCATTTTCTACATTCCTGCACTTTGGATAGGCGCGTCTACGGGAGAGATGATCTATGCC contains these protein-coding regions:
- a CDS encoding SDR family NAD(P)-dependent oxidoreductase, with the protein product MQKIILITGATDGIGLETARELAQQGHHLLIHGRNRVKLERVAASLSRLSKQAKIEQYLADLSVLAEVEQFAQQVIRNHRKLDVLINNAGVYRVSEVTTKDNLDTRFVVNTISPYRLTRLLIPLFDANGRIINLSSAAQASVDLNALTSPNAGDIHGPIYAQSKLALNMWSMELAQSLAGNGPSVIAVNPASFLGSKLVKEAYGLDGNDLAIGADILCRAALSDEFADVSGQYFDNDSGLFKPPHADALDNHKNQQLVEALDRLIEAKV
- a CDS encoding MATE family efflux transporter, with translation MPLSLPTTMRIVIEKTLPLTVGVFAIMMVQLVDSIFIGMLGVNELAVHGITLPFQAAFTGVQVGMGVAATSIISQAVGAKDRRKASSMATLSVGAGMVAIALLCFSLILASDWVFHSFIADVPQQQYQLLLAVFNQYWPVWLMSALSVALLYLMTCIYRANGDTKTTGSMFLGASIINLILDPILIFWLDMGIVGAAVASTLGYLTCSVYMLVKVQGRGWFGLSDASIQQIKQDASELVRTVIPTTMNQILPSVSAFFTMWLIAHMGTSEMAFWSLLSRVESFVLVMSLALTMSIPPMIGRYLGAKQHHKIPGLLKASAQFLLTFHIVIAVVLALSSGLLASMLSDETTIRHWFEVSLLFIPFSFGPLGLCMLVASVFNALGLPKQALNVSFARLFIFYIPALWIGASTGEMIYAVVAASCANVLAGGFAWMRLRRYVKENIETKSTKTPCQGTLRTEC